The Streptomyces sp. NBC_01276 genome contains the following window.
CTTCGCCGTCGGCTCCGGAACGTAGTCCCGGATCACCAGCTCCCGCTCCTGCTCGATGCCGACGGTCAGTTCGTCCAGCTGGAGCGACAGCAGTCGTCCGTCCGTGCCCAGTTCGACCACGTACTCGGCGATTTCCGTCGCGATCCGGCGGACCATTTCCAGCCGCTGGGCGACCGCCGTCACGTCGCGGACGGTGACCAGGTCCTCGATCTCCAGCGCCGACAGCGTCCCCGCGACCTCGTCGAGCCGCAGCTTGTACCGCTCCAGGGTGGCCAGCGCCTGGTTCGCCCGCGACAGGATCGCCCCGGACTCCTCCAGGACCCGCCGCTCCCCGTCGACGTAGAGGGCGATCAGCCGCATCGACTGGGACACGGAGACCACCGGGAAGCCGCACTGCTTCGAGACGCGGTCCGCGGTGCGGTGCCGGGTGCCGGTCTCCTCCGTCGGGATCGACGCGTCGGGCACCAGCTGCACGCCGGCCCGCAGGATCTTGGTGATGTCCTTGTCGAGGATGAGCGCGCCGTCGAGCTTGCACAGCTCGCGCAGCCGGGTCGCGGTGAACTCCACGTCCAGGACGAAGCCGCCCGTGCACATCGCCTCGACGTTCTTGTCCATGCCGAGGACGATGAGCCCGCCCGTGTTGCCGCGGACGATCCGCTCCAGGCCGTCGCGCAGGGGCTGACCAGGCGCGACGGCGCTCAGCGAGGCGCGCATCAGCGCGTCGTGCTTGGAGCTCGCGCCGGACTTCCCGGGTGCTGATGCCCCGTCCTTGGCTGCCACTGCACTCCTCCGGTCGCGGGTTGCGCCGCCTGCGTACAGCCGGGCGGACCAGCACAAAGTCTACCGGCGCGGGCTGTGCGCCCGCCGTGCCTTGGCGCGCATCGCCGCGACGGGGGTCCGTACGGAGGCCCGCGCGGGTCCCCTGACCTGGCCCGGGAGGGCCCGCGGGAGGTCCGGGCCGGCCCGCGTGCGGAGGCTCTTATTCCGCTGCGCGCTCCTTCGCCGGGGTGCGGGAGCGGCCGCGCGGCAGGACCCGCAGCGCGTCGCCCACGTCCGCGACCTCGGTCACCTTCATCCCCGCGGGAACCTTCCCCGGATCCGCCGGCACCAACGCGTGCGTGAAGCCCAGCCGGTGCGCCTCG
Protein-coding sequences here:
- the disA gene encoding DNA integrity scanning diadenylate cyclase DisA, whose amino-acid sequence is MAAKDGASAPGKSGASSKHDALMRASLSAVAPGQPLRDGLERIVRGNTGGLIVLGMDKNVEAMCTGGFVLDVEFTATRLRELCKLDGALILDKDITKILRAGVQLVPDASIPTEETGTRHRTADRVSKQCGFPVVSVSQSMRLIALYVDGERRVLEESGAILSRANQALATLERYKLRLDEVAGTLSALEIEDLVTVRDVTAVAQRLEMVRRIATEIAEYVVELGTDGRLLSLQLDELTVGIEQERELVIRDYVPEPTAKRSRTVEEALPALDALTHPELLELAIVAKALGYTGSPETLDSAVSPRGYRLLAKVPRLPGAIIERLVEHFGGLQKLLAASVDDLQTVDGVGEARARSVREGLSRLAESSILERYV